In the genome of Luteibaculum oceani, the window CCAATTTCGAGAAACAACCATCCCAGAGTCGTGATTCATCCATCTACGCCGTTTGATGTGCAAAAAGGCATGCTGTCCTCGAATAGGAAAGTCTTGAATCGTTATCTCCTGATGAAAACCCTTTGAGCTGAGCTTATTTTTGGC includes:
- a CDS encoding ISAon1 family transposase N-terminal region protein, which codes for AKNKLSSKGFHQEITIQDFPIRGQHAFLHIKRRRWMNHDSGMVVSRNWNLIANGTRMTAEFAAFLKEIGQD